From the Arcobacter arenosus genome, one window contains:
- a CDS encoding HpcH/HpaI aldolase/citrate lyase family protein: protein MNSSFVDLSKLTANDDLSPVLGGKWPGIQIYYPPIKFNPLDGTYETMEQAKYRLQKHAYKTKAHTVLFDLEDGCRQKEMSRELLIQELPKFPERDFQIAVRINPFRTAEYEEDLKMLKQIHKYIDAIVLAKAGEVYGAAEIRDLSSWLISIGANLQIQPIIEHPKSLQIADKLMQYSTVQHVVFGIHDFSKAMAYKITPEGWIDELETFFNMLTMEARIKGKGVIGGVEVLLTPNSLPDSCVEKKDIRRWLDLHGDDASRHVYAHAQREYAMGLTGKQVITPNHINVCKVAFTPSPKEIAKDIDILKAAIETDALLSGAIRYEGEMLDPPMFGKSLQNILRANALNSLSKKDYEFAVTVLNKMPLHTFKENWPYGQI from the coding sequence ATGAATTCATCTTTCGTAGATTTATCAAAATTAACTGCAAATGACGATTTATCACCTGTGCTAGGGGGAAAATGGCCAGGTATTCAAATTTATTATCCACCAATTAAGTTCAATCCACTTGATGGAACTTATGAAACTATGGAGCAAGCAAAATATAGATTACAAAAACATGCTTATAAAACAAAAGCTCATACAGTTTTATTTGACTTAGAAGATGGATGTAGACAAAAAGAGATGTCAAGGGAATTACTAATTCAAGAACTTCCAAAGTTTCCTGAAAGAGATTTTCAAATTGCTGTAAGAATTAATCCATTCAGAACAGCAGAGTATGAAGAAGATTTAAAAATGTTAAAACAAATTCACAAATATATTGATGCAATTGTTTTAGCAAAAGCTGGTGAAGTTTATGGAGCTGCTGAGATTAGAGATTTATCATCTTGGTTAATTTCAATTGGTGCAAATTTACAGATTCAACCAATTATTGAGCACCCTAAATCATTACAGATTGCTGATAAATTAATGCAATATTCAACTGTACAACATGTTGTATTTGGTATCCATGACTTCTCAAAAGCTATGGCTTACAAAATTACTCCAGAGGGTTGGATAGATGAATTAGAAACATTCTTTAATATGCTTACAATGGAAGCTAGAATTAAAGGTAAAGGTGTTATTGGTGGGGTTGAAGTATTACTTACACCAAATTCATTACCTGATTCATGTGTTGAGAAAAAAGATATTAGAAGATGGTTAGATTTACATGGTGATGATGCATCAAGACATGTATATGCACATGCACAAAGAGAATATGCAATGGGATTAACAGGTAAACAAGTTATTACTCCTAATCATATCAATGTTTGTAAAGTTGCCTTTACTCCATCTCCAAAAGAGATTGCAAAAGATATTGATATTTTAAAAGCAGCTATTGAAACAGATGCTTTATTAAGTGGTGCCATTAGATATGAAGGTGAAATGTTAGATCCACCAATGTTTGGTAAATCATTACAAAACATCTTAAGAGCAAATGCACTTAATAGTTTAAGTAAGAAAGATTATGAGTTTGCTGTAACAGTATTAAATAAAATGCCATTACATACATTTAAAGAAAACTGGCCTTATGGTCAAATCTAA
- a CDS encoding IclR family transcriptional regulator — protein MQNSPNKSFKKGLHVLKEIMKANKPVTANTLCQKLEIDKSTMSRLVTTLMSEDFIEYKGDSKEIILSDILRKIVFKNDREKIIEKTAALLDQIFHLTNEAAYIYILDNNLALNLNQIDMSTRVLKTRDSIGLHSPLHANAFGKVLIAFTPEVKIESLELTKYTSYTITCKTKLQKELDLIRERGYSIGTEEYEFGLKSVAVPYFDKQNKFVGAVGISGLSVRLEDEKLHKFGQEIFKLVNSYNQR, from the coding sequence TTGCAAAATAGTCCAAATAAGTCGTTTAAAAAAGGGCTTCATGTCTTAAAAGAGATTATGAAAGCTAATAAACCAGTTACTGCTAATACTTTGTGTCAAAAACTTGAAATAGATAAAAGTACTATGTCTAGGTTGGTTACAACTTTAATGAGTGAAGATTTCATAGAATATAAAGGTGATTCAAAAGAGATTATTTTAAGTGATATATTAAGAAAAATTGTATTTAAAAACGATAGAGAAAAGATTATAGAAAAAACCGCAGCGTTATTGGATCAGATTTTTCATTTAACAAATGAAGCGGCATATATTTATATATTAGATAATAATTTAGCTTTAAATTTAAATCAAATAGATATGTCAACTAGAGTTTTAAAAACTAGAGATTCAATTGGATTACATTCTCCTTTACACGCAAATGCTTTTGGAAAAGTACTAATTGCTTTTACTCCTGAAGTTAAAATAGAGTCTTTAGAGTTAACAAAATATACATCTTATACAATAACCTGTAAAACAAAATTACAAAAAGAGTTAGACCTAATCAGAGAAAGAGGTTACTCAATTGGTACAGAAGAGTATGAATTTGGATTAAAATCTGTTGCCGTACCTTATTTTGATAAGCAAAATAAGTTTGTGGGTGCAGTTGGAATATCTGGTTTATCTGTAAGACTTGAAGATGAAAAACTTCATAAATTTGGGCAAGAGATATTTAAGTTAGTAAATAGTTATAACCAAAGGTAA
- the lipA gene encoding lipoyl synthase, whose protein sequence is MTIATNQLSNINKKIDFKKPEWLRKKLVPHAQKEMENLLGEHGLHTICQEAKCPNISECFAKKNATFMILGDLCTRRCQYCNVKTGNPNGYVNEKEVQEITTSVQKLGLKFVVITSPARDDLKDGGANHFYEVTKSILENTEDTQVEILIPDFQADDDSLKKVVDSGAVIIGHNIETVPSMYKIRKGATYQRSLDVLQRLKELGGNKIKTKSALMVGLGETEEEMIQVFKDLREVGCDFLSIGQYLAPSGDYAKVKEFVHPDQFDRYKKLAKELGFSFVHSTPYARSSYLAHEYLSNNKGSL, encoded by the coding sequence ATGACTATAGCAACGAATCAATTAAGTAATATAAATAAAAAAATTGATTTTAAAAAACCTGAATGGTTAAGAAAAAAACTTGTACCACATGCACAAAAAGAGATGGAGAACCTACTTGGAGAACATGGACTTCATACAATTTGTCAAGAAGCAAAATGTCCAAATATTAGTGAATGTTTTGCTAAGAAAAATGCTACATTTATGATTTTAGGTGATTTGTGTACAAGAAGATGTCAATATTGTAATGTTAAAACTGGAAATCCAAACGGTTATGTTAATGAAAAAGAAGTTCAAGAAATTACAACTTCTGTTCAAAAATTAGGATTAAAATTTGTTGTTATAACTAGCCCCGCTAGAGACGATTTAAAAGATGGTGGAGCAAATCATTTTTATGAAGTTACAAAAAGTATTTTAGAAAATACAGAAGATACTCAAGTTGAAATACTTATACCTGATTTTCAAGCAGATGATGATTCTTTAAAAAAAGTTGTTGATTCAGGTGCAGTAATTATTGGACATAATATTGAAACAGTACCATCAATGTATAAAATTAGAAAAGGTGCTACATACCAAAGATCATTAGATGTTTTACAAAGACTAAAAGAATTAGGTGGTAATAAAATTAAAACTAAATCAGCTTTAATGGTTGGACTTGGTGAAACGGAAGAAGAGATGATTCAAGTATTTAAAGACTTAAGAGAAGTTGGTTGTGATTTTTTAAGTATTGGTCAGTATTTAGCACCAAGTGGAGACTATGCAAAGGTAAAAGAGTTTGTTCATCCAGATCAATTCGACAGATATAAAAAATTAGCAAAAGAATTAGGTTTCTCTTTTGTACATTCAACACCATATGCTAGAAGTTCTTATTTAGCACACGAATATTTATCAAACAACAAAGGAAGTCTATAA
- a CDS encoding lipoate--protein ligase family protein, producing the protein MFDKKTFRLIVSNQGSSKENMATDESLLKNYENNDLPILRLYTWDNDSLTIGISQNIESYDFLENQKEKVAKRITGGGILFHGHDISYSLIIPTDILSTLSIKKSYEYICQFLLNFYKNLGLNVCYAKDNEKIQLSKSEFCQVGFEAYDILVNGKKIGGNAQRRTKKAIFQHGSIPLVATKSNNFDERYGISLEDIGIKLDSKDAINQIIEAFRTTFNVMLKEEKLKNKEIDLKNNLLKEKYDYSNESIK; encoded by the coding sequence TTGTTTGATAAAAAAACATTTAGATTGATTGTATCAAATCAAGGTTCTTCAAAAGAAAATATGGCAACAGATGAATCATTATTGAAAAATTATGAGAATAATGACTTACCAATATTAAGATTATATACTTGGGACAATGATAGTTTGACAATTGGGATTTCCCAAAATATCGAATCTTATGATTTTCTAGAAAATCAAAAAGAAAAAGTTGCTAAAAGAATAACTGGTGGTGGAATTTTATTTCATGGTCATGATATTTCATATTCTTTAATAATACCAACGGATATTTTATCAACACTAAGTATAAAAAAATCTTATGAATATATATGTCAATTTCTACTAAATTTTTACAAAAATTTAGGTCTAAATGTTTGCTACGCAAAAGACAATGAAAAGATACAATTATCTAAAAGTGAGTTTTGTCAAGTGGGATTTGAAGCTTATGATATCCTTGTAAATGGAAAAAAAATTGGTGGGAATGCACAAAGACGAACAAAAAAAGCAATTTTTCAACATGGATCAATCCCATTGGTTGCTACAAAAAGTAACAATTTTGATGAGAGATATGGGATAAGTCTTGAAGATATTGGAATAAAATTAGATTCAAAAGATGCAATCAATCAAATTATTGAAGCATTTAGAACTACTTTTAATGTTATGTTAAAAGAAGAAAAACTAAAAAATAAAGAAATAGATTTAAAAAACAACTTGTTAAAGGAAAAATATGACTATAGCAACGAATCAATTAAGTAA
- the aceE gene encoding pyruvate dehydrogenase (acetyl-transferring), homodimeric type, translating into MSEINLNDIDPEETLEWIDALDAVLEKEGPKRAHYLLEQLIDKARRSGTYLPFKATTAYLNSIDVDNEPKMPGDRDIERKIRSAIRWNAAMMVQRGSKKNLELGGHIASFQSSATLYDVGFNHFFRAPNEKDGGDLIFYQGHIAPGIYARSFVEGRITQEQMDNFRQEALGDGLSSYPHPKLMPNYWQFPTVSMGLGPIQAIYQARFLKYLTDRGIKDCSEQKVYCYMGDGECDEPESLGAIGLAGREGLDNLVFVINCNLQRLDGPVRGNGKIIQELEGNFRGNGWRVLKVIWGRHWDALIKKDTSGKLLKLMEETVDGEYQNFKQKGGAYTREHFFNKYPETAKLVENMSDAEIFALNRGGHDPLKVYAAYKAANETKDRPTVILAKTVKGYGMGEAAEGKNIAHGVKKVDTDSLRKFRDRFRIPVTDEELETYPYYTFPEDSEEFKYMKARREELGGHLPQRRPKFSGKLEIPELDKFKAVLDGSGDREISTTMAFVRILNVLVKDKKIGKRIVPIVPDEARTFGMEGMFRQLGIYSSEGQQYIPQDRDQVAYYKEDKKGQVLQEGINELGAMGSWIAAATSYSVNDCPMIPFYIFYSMFGFQRTGDITWAAGDQMARGFLVGGTSGRTTLNGEGLQHEDGHSHIIANTVPNCVTYDPTFGYEVAVIVQNGIERMYGENQEDIFYYITTLNENYQQPAMPEGVEEGILKGIYKYKTVEAKNNFKVKLLGSGSIFQQVLSAADVLANEYGIASELYSVTSYNELTRQAQDVERSNLLNIDSEDEISYVDQVLGSDDENIIISTTDYMKSYSEQIAPFVKGSFKALGTDGFGRSDSRANLRKFFEVDTDFIVFTTLAQLADAGKIEKSVVKDAMTKYGIDASKINPVKL; encoded by the coding sequence ATGTCAGAAATAAACTTAAACGACATTGATCCAGAAGAAACACTGGAGTGGATTGATGCCCTAGATGCAGTTTTAGAGAAGGAAGGTCCTAAGAGAGCTCACTACCTTTTAGAGCAATTAATTGATAAAGCTAGAAGAAGTGGTACATATTTACCATTTAAAGCTACAACTGCATATTTAAATAGTATTGATGTTGATAATGAACCAAAAATGCCAGGTGATAGAGATATTGAAAGAAAAATCAGATCTGCTATAAGATGGAATGCTGCTATGATGGTTCAAAGAGGTTCGAAAAAGAACTTAGAGTTAGGTGGACATATCGCATCTTTCCAATCTTCTGCAACTTTATATGATGTAGGGTTTAATCACTTTTTTAGAGCACCCAATGAAAAAGATGGTGGAGATTTAATTTTTTATCAAGGACATATTGCTCCAGGAATTTATGCAAGAAGCTTTGTTGAAGGTAGAATTACTCAAGAACAAATGGATAATTTTAGACAAGAAGCTTTAGGAGATGGATTATCTTCTTACCCTCATCCAAAACTTATGCCTAACTATTGGCAATTCCCAACTGTTTCTATGGGACTTGGACCAATTCAAGCAATTTATCAGGCAAGATTTTTAAAATATTTAACAGATAGAGGGATTAAAGATTGTTCTGAACAAAAAGTATATTGTTATATGGGTGATGGTGAGTGTGACGAACCAGAATCATTAGGAGCAATTGGACTTGCTGGTAGAGAAGGATTAGATAACTTAGTATTTGTTATCAATTGTAACTTACAAAGACTTGACGGACCTGTTAGAGGAAATGGTAAAATCATTCAAGAATTAGAAGGTAACTTTAGAGGTAATGGATGGAGAGTTCTTAAAGTTATTTGGGGTAGACACTGGGATGCTTTAATTAAAAAAGATACATCTGGAAAACTTCTTAAACTTATGGAAGAAACTGTTGATGGTGAATACCAAAACTTTAAACAAAAAGGTGGAGCATACACAAGAGAACACTTCTTTAACAAATATCCAGAAACTGCAAAATTAGTTGAAAATATGTCAGATGCTGAAATTTTTGCATTAAATAGAGGTGGACATGATCCATTAAAAGTATATGCAGCATATAAAGCAGCAAATGAAACTAAAGATAGACCGACTGTAATTTTAGCGAAAACTGTAAAAGGTTACGGTATGGGTGAAGCAGCTGAGGGTAAAAACATCGCACATGGTGTTAAAAAAGTTGATACTGACTCATTAAGAAAATTTAGAGATAGATTTAGAATTCCTGTAACTGATGAGGAATTAGAAACTTATCCATATTATACATTCCCAGAGGATTCTGAAGAATTTAAATATATGAAAGCTAGAAGGGAAGAATTAGGTGGACATTTACCACAAAGAAGACCTAAGTTTTCTGGAAAATTAGAGATTCCTGAACTTGACAAATTTAAAGCTGTTTTAGATGGAAGTGGTGATAGAGAAATTTCTACTACAATGGCTTTTGTTAGAATATTAAATGTATTAGTAAAAGATAAAAAAATTGGAAAAAGAATTGTTCCAATTGTTCCAGATGAAGCTAGAACTTTTGGTATGGAAGGTATGTTTAGACAATTAGGTATTTATTCTTCTGAAGGTCAACAATATATTCCTCAAGATAGAGATCAAGTTGCATATTATAAAGAAGATAAAAAAGGTCAAGTACTTCAAGAAGGTATTAATGAACTTGGAGCTATGGGTTCTTGGATTGCTGCGGCAACTTCTTATTCTGTAAACGATTGTCCAATGATTCCATTTTATATCTTCTACTCAATGTTTGGATTCCAAAGAACAGGTGATATCACTTGGGCAGCGGGAGACCAAATGGCAAGAGGTTTCCTAGTAGGTGGTACTTCAGGTAGAACTACATTAAATGGTGAAGGTTTACAACATGAAGATGGACATTCTCATATTATTGCTAATACAGTTCCAAATTGTGTAACTTATGATCCAACATTTGGATATGAAGTTGCTGTAATAGTTCAAAATGGTATTGAAAGAATGTATGGTGAGAATCAAGAAGATATTTTCTATTATATTACTACATTAAATGAGAACTATCAACAACCTGCAATGCCTGAAGGTGTTGAAGAGGGTATCTTAAAAGGTATTTATAAGTATAAAACTGTTGAAGCTAAGAATAACTTTAAAGTTAAATTATTAGGTTCTGGTTCAATTTTCCAACAAGTATTATCTGCTGCTGATGTTTTAGCTAATGAATATGGAATTGCATCTGAACTTTATTCTGTTACTTCTTATAATGAATTAACTAGACAAGCTCAAGATGTTGAAAGAAGTAACTTATTAAATATAGATAGTGAAGATGAAATTTCATATGTTGATCAAGTTCTAGGAAGTGATGATGAAAATATTATTATTTCAACAACAGATTATATGAAATCATATTCAGAGCAAATCGCTCCATTTGTAAAAGGTTCTTTTAAAGCATTAGGAACTGATGGTTTTGGTAGATCTGATTCAAGAGCAAATTTAAGAAAATTCTTTGAAGTTGATACTGACTTTATTGTATTTACAACTTTAGCACAACTTGCTGACGCTGGAAAAATAGAAAAGTCAGTTGTAAAAGATGCAATGACTAAATATGGTATTGATGCATCTAAAATTAATCCAGTGAAATTATAA
- the aceF gene encoding dihydrolipoyllysine-residue acetyltransferase, whose protein sequence is MGKLVDIFIPDLGADKDVDLIEVMVEVGDSVEEEDGLITLETEKASMDVPTTHGGIVKEILVKVGDKMNSGDLIARVEVEEEASSETPAPVAEVKEETPVSQVTSPEPSYEDGSGSVMGIAEAEAELKAISASGAEISCQFVNEQTICSVIEEVHVPDLGADKDVDLIDVMVSVGDTVEFEDGLITLETEKASMDVPAPFAGEILELFVSAGDKVNSGDLIAKMVKTVVMESKVPTPAKKQDEPKKEEPKKSVTVQEVAATSAPVSNAVLTEKAKKVYASPSVRKLAREFGVDLGFVKGSGRKGRVLKEDIKAYVKEQLSKPAVAAATSGSGLGFNLPEAKVIDFSQFGDIETVELSRIQKISGPSLHRNALAMPHVTQFDEADITEMESFRKAQNAIAVDYKLSPLVFVLKAVAKALEIHPKFNTSLTPDGQSLVYKKYFHIAVAVDTPNGLVVPVIKDVDKKGFKQLALELKEISAKARDGKLKSTDMQGACFTISSLGGIGGTKFTPIINAPEVAILGLSKSEMKPVWNGEEFVPKLMLPLSLSYDHKVIDGADGARFTTTLSKLLSDIRLLSL, encoded by the coding sequence ATGGGTAAACTAGTAGATATTTTTATTCCTGATTTAGGTGCAGACAAAGACGTAGATTTAATTGAAGTTATGGTTGAAGTTGGAGATTCTGTTGAAGAAGAAGATGGACTTATAACACTTGAAACAGAAAAAGCATCAATGGATGTACCAACAACACACGGTGGAATTGTAAAAGAGATTCTAGTAAAAGTTGGTGATAAAATGAACTCTGGTGATTTAATTGCTAGAGTTGAAGTTGAAGAAGAGGCATCTTCTGAAACCCCTGCACCTGTTGCAGAGGTAAAAGAAGAAACTCCTGTATCTCAAGTTACTTCACCTGAACCATCATATGAAGATGGTTCTGGTTCAGTTATGGGTATTGCTGAAGCAGAAGCTGAGTTAAAAGCAATTAGTGCTAGTGGTGCTGAAATCTCTTGCCAATTTGTAAATGAACAAACAATTTGTTCAGTTATTGAAGAGGTTCATGTACCAGATTTAGGTGCTGATAAAGATGTTGATTTAATTGATGTTATGGTATCTGTTGGTGATACTGTTGAATTTGAAGATGGACTTATTACTCTAGAAACAGAAAAAGCATCTATGGATGTTCCTGCACCATTTGCAGGAGAGATTTTAGAATTATTTGTAAGTGCTGGAGATAAAGTTAATTCTGGTGATTTAATCGCAAAAATGGTTAAGACAGTTGTTATGGAATCAAAAGTTCCAACTCCAGCAAAAAAACAAGATGAACCTAAAAAAGAAGAGCCTAAAAAATCAGTTACTGTTCAAGAAGTAGCAGCTACTTCTGCACCTGTATCAAATGCTGTTTTAACTGAAAAAGCTAAAAAAGTTTATGCTTCACCATCAGTTAGAAAATTAGCTAGAGAGTTTGGTGTTGACTTAGGTTTTGTTAAAGGTAGTGGAAGAAAAGGAAGAGTTCTAAAAGAAGATATTAAAGCTTATGTAAAAGAGCAATTATCTAAACCAGCAGTTGCAGCAGCAACTTCAGGTAGTGGACTTGGATTTAACTTACCAGAAGCAAAAGTTATCGATTTTAGCCAATTTGGAGATATTGAAACTGTTGAGCTAAGTAGAATTCAAAAAATTTCTGGGCCATCATTACATAGAAATGCGTTGGCAATGCCACACGTAACACAATTTGATGAAGCAGATATTACAGAGATGGAAAGCTTTAGAAAAGCTCAAAATGCAATTGCTGTTGATTATAAATTATCACCATTAGTATTTGTATTAAAAGCTGTTGCAAAAGCACTTGAAATTCATCCTAAATTTAATACTTCACTTACACCAGATGGTCAAAGTTTAGTTTATAAAAAATATTTCCATATTGCTGTTGCAGTTGATACTCCAAATGGATTAGTAGTTCCTGTAATCAAAGATGTTGATAAAAAAGGTTTCAAACAATTAGCTTTAGAATTAAAAGAGATTTCTGCAAAAGCTCGAGATGGAAAACTAAAATCAACTGATATGCAAGGTGCTTGTTTTACAATCTCTTCATTAGGTGGAATTGGTGGAACTAAATTTACTCCAATTATCAATGCTCCTGAAGTTGCAATTTTAGGATTATCAAAATCTGAAATGAAACCTGTATGGAATGGTGAAGAGTTTGTTCCAAAATTAATGTTACCATTATCTTTATCTTATGACCATAAAGTTATTGATGGTGCTGATGGTGCAAGATTTACAACAACTTTATCTAAGCTTTTAAGCGATATTAGATTGTTAAGTCTATAA
- the lpdA gene encoding dihydrolipoyl dehydrogenase has translation MGKIIDIHIPDLGADKDVDLIEVMVEVGDSVEEEDGLITLETEKASMDVPTTHGGIVKEILVKVGDKMNSGDLIARVEVEEEASSETPAPVAEVKEETTTTTKPQATEVSVSSDASEIKGEVLVIGAGPGGYSAAFRCADLGLKTVLVERHPTLGGVCLNVGCIPSKALLHVAKVIEEAEHINHAGIKFAKPEIDLPGVAAYKSGVVKRLTDGLSAMAKMRNVTVVQGNAKFIDENNVIVEHTDVEGKQTKVSFDNCIIAAGSQSSKMSFIPHEDPRIWDSTNALEVKEVPKRLLVMGGGIIGLEMGTVYEKLGSKVDVVVRGPQVMTGTDKDIVKIYTKANEKRFNFMFKTQTQAIIPKADGIYVEFKGENAPEPQMYDAVLVAMGRTPNGLKIGLENTGVEVDEHGFISVDKQMRTKVSNIFAIGDIIGGPMLAHKAVHEGHVAAEVIAGHKVFFEPKQIPGIAYTFPEIATAGLSEIQAKEQGINYEVATFPWTASGRAIASDVSHAGMTKLIFDKDTHQVIGGAIVGDNAGELLGEISLALEMDCDAEDIGLTIHAHPTLHESVGMAAEIFHGSITDLPNAKAVKKK, from the coding sequence ATGGGTAAAATTATTGATATACATATTCCTGATTTAGGTGCAGATAAAGATGTTGACTTAATTGAAGTTATGGTTGAAGTTGGAGATTCTGTTGAAGAAGAAGATGGACTTATAACACTTGAAACAGAAAAAGCATCAATGGATGTACCAACAACACATGGTGGAATTGTAAAAGAGATTCTAGTAAAAGTTGGTGATAAAATGAACTCTGGTGATTTAATTGCTAGAGTTGAAGTTGAAGAAGAGGCATCTTCTGAAACCCCTGCACCTGTTGCAGAGGTAAAAGAAGAAACTACAACTACAACAAAGCCACAAGCAACAGAAGTATCTGTTTCTTCTGATGCTAGTGAAATAAAAGGGGAAGTTTTAGTTATTGGGGCAGGACCTGGTGGATATTCAGCTGCATTTAGATGTGCCGATTTAGGTTTGAAAACTGTTTTAGTTGAAAGACATCCAACTTTAGGTGGAGTTTGTTTAAACGTAGGGTGTATCCCTTCAAAAGCTTTACTTCATGTTGCAAAAGTTATTGAAGAAGCAGAACATATTAATCATGCTGGTATCAAATTTGCTAAACCAGAGATTGATTTACCTGGAGTTGCTGCTTATAAATCAGGAGTTGTAAAAAGATTAACTGATGGATTGTCAGCAATGGCTAAAATGAGAAATGTAACTGTTGTTCAAGGAAATGCTAAATTTATTGATGAGAATAATGTTATTGTTGAACATACTGATGTTGAAGGTAAACAAACAAAGGTTAGCTTTGATAATTGTATTATTGCAGCAGGAAGCCAGAGTTCTAAAATGTCATTTATTCCACATGAAGATCCAAGAATTTGGGATTCAACAAATGCATTAGAAGTAAAAGAAGTACCAAAAAGACTACTTGTAATGGGTGGTGGAATTATTGGTCTTGAGATGGGAACTGTTTATGAAAAATTAGGTTCTAAAGTTGATGTTGTAGTAAGAGGTCCTCAAGTTATGACAGGGACAGATAAAGATATTGTTAAAATTTATACAAAAGCAAATGAAAAAAGATTTAACTTTATGTTTAAAACTCAAACACAAGCAATTATTCCAAAGGCTGATGGTATTTATGTTGAGTTTAAGGGTGAAAATGCACCTGAACCTCAAATGTATGATGCTGTACTTGTAGCAATGGGAAGAACTCCTAATGGATTAAAAATTGGTCTTGAGAACACTGGTGTTGAAGTTGATGAGCATGGATTTATCTCAGTTGATAAGCAAATGAGAACAAAAGTATCTAATATTTTTGCAATTGGAGATATTATTGGTGGTCCTATGTTAGCACATAAAGCTGTTCATGAAGGTCATGTTGCTGCTGAAGTTATTGCTGGACATAAAGTATTCTTTGAACCTAAACAAATTCCAGGTATTGCATATACTTTCCCTGAAATTGCAACTGCAGGTTTAAGTGAAATTCAAGCAAAAGAGCAGGGGATTAATTATGAAGTTGCTACTTTCCCTTGGACTGCTTCTGGACGTGCGATAGCTTCTGATGTTTCACATGCTGGTATGACAAAGCTAATTTTTGACAAAGATACTCATCAAGTTATTGGTGGAGCTATTGTTGGTGATAATGCTGGTGAATTACTTGGTGAAATCTCACTTGCACTTGAAATGGATTGTGATGCAGAAGATATAGGTCTTACAATTCATGCCCATCCAACATTACATGAATCAGTTGGAATGGCAGCAGAGATTTTCCATGGTAGTATTACAGACTTACCAAATGCTAAAGCTGTAAAGAAAAAATAA
- a CDS encoding diguanylate cyclase yields the protein MSANLKELLEHTQTLSVLFIEDNFDVRIQLVKLLENFFSDIDVEVDGEEGLKRFKEYYSTNGTFYDLIITDLSMPRFDGISLCKEISKINEDQTILVISAHTESEKLIKLIDIGIYKFLQKPVDYRDLLSTITSISEKLKSRKSFKQLKSEVKSIRNNNVILNQLAITDKLTSIYNRRYLDNILLEKIEKFNKKEQKKLSIIFIDIDDFKKINDNFGHVKGDKVLVEFSEIIKYNIRTEDIFGRWGGEEFIIISESSLETTVEIANKLKNVIEEHTFCKDLELTSSFGITTCKYNDTLSTIIQKADYALYQAKKNGKNQAFLIE from the coding sequence ATGTCAGCTAATTTAAAAGAACTATTAGAGCATACACAAACGTTAAGTGTCTTATTTATTGAAGACAATTTTGATGTAAGAATACAACTTGTGAAACTTCTAGAAAACTTTTTTTCTGATATTGATGTTGAAGTTGATGGAGAAGAAGGTTTAAAAAGATTCAAAGAGTATTATTCTACTAATGGAACTTTTTATGATTTAATAATTACCGATTTAAGTATGCCTAGATTTGATGGTATTAGTTTATGTAAAGAGATTTCAAAAATAAATGAAGACCAAACTATTTTGGTGATTTCTGCACATACAGAATCAGAAAAGCTGATAAAACTTATAGATATAGGTATATATAAATTTTTACAAAAACCAGTTGATTATAGGGATTTATTATCAACAATTACTTCTATATCAGAAAAACTAAAAAGTAGGAAATCCTTTAAACAATTAAAATCAGAAGTCAAATCAATTAGAAATAATAATGTTATTTTAAATCAACTAGCAATAACAGATAAATTAACTTCAATATACAATAGAAGATATCTTGATAATATCTTACTTGAAAAAATTGAAAAATTTAATAAAAAAGAACAAAAGAAACTAAGCATTATTTTTATTGATATTGACGACTTTAAAAAGATTAATGATAATTTTGGTCATGTAAAAGGGGATAAAGTCTTAGTAGAATTTAGTGAAATTATAAAATACAATATAAGAACTGAAGATATTTTTGGAAGATGGGGAGGTGAAGAGTTTATAATAATTAGTGAAAGCTCTTTAGAAACAACTGTCGAAATAGCAAACAAACTTAAAAATGTTATTGAAGAACATACTTTTTGTAAGGATTTAGAATTAACATCAAGTTTTGGTATAACAACTTGCAAATATAATGATACCCTATCAACTATAATTCAAAAAGCTGATTATGCCTTGTATCAAGCAAAAAAGAATGGTAAAAATCAAGCTTTTTTAATTGAATAA